The genomic interval NNNNNNNNNNNNNNNNNNNNNNNNNNNNNNNNNNNNNNNNNNNNNNNNNNNNNNNNNNNNNNNNNNNNNNNNNNNNNNNNNNNNNNNNNNNNNNNNNNNNNNNNNNNNNNNNNNNNNNNNNNNNNNNNNNNNNNNNNNNNNNNNNNNNNNNNNNNNNNNNNNNNNNNNNNNNNNNNNNNNNNNNNNNNNNNNNNNNNNNNNNNNNNNNNNNNNNNNNNNNNNNNNNNNNNNNNNNNNNNNNNNNNNNNNNNNNNNNNNNNNNNNNNNNNNNNNNNNNNNNNNNNNNNNNNNNNNNNNNNNNNNNNNNNNNNNNNNNNNNNNNNNNNNNNNNNNNNNNNNNNNNNNNNNNNNNNNNNNNNNNNNNNNNNNNNNNNNNNNNNNNNNNNNNNNNNNNNNNNNNNNNNNNNNNNNNNNNNNNNNNNNNNNNNNNNNNNNNNNNNNNNNNNNNNNNNNNNNNNNNNNNNNNNNNNNNNNNNNNNNNNNNNNNNNNNNNNNNNNNNNNNNNNNNNNNNNNNNNNNNNNNNNNNNNNNNNNNNNNNNNNNNNNNNNNNNNNNNNNNNNNNNNNNNNNNNNNNNNNNNNNNNNNNNNNNNNNNNNNNNNNNNNNNNNNNNNNNNNNNNNNNNNNNNNNNNNNNNNNNNNNNNNNNNNNNNNNNNNNNNNNNNNNNNNNNNNNNNNNNNNNNNNNNNNNNNNNNNNNNNNNNNNNNNNNNNNNNNNNNNNNNNNNNNNNNNNNNNNNNNNNNNNNNNNNNNNNNNNNNNNNNNNNNNNNNNNNNNNNNNNNNNNNNNNNNNNNNNNNNNNNNNNNNNNNNNNNNNNNNNNNNNNNNNNNNNNNNNNNNNNNNNNNNNNNNNNNNNNNNNNNNNNNNNNNNNNNNNNNNNNNNNNNNNNNNNNNNNNNNNNNNNNNNNNNNNNNNNNNNNNNNNNNNNNNNNNNNNNNNNNNNNNNNNNNNNNNNNNNNNNNNNNNNGCATTCTGTCATGACTGGTTATTTGAATGATCTGAGGTGAATATGCTAAGGATGGAGACAAGACTCACTGACTGACTTGTTCCTTGCATATACAGCATCGATCTAACTGTTGTTTCCCTAAGATGACGATACAATGTCGTACTGTAGAATGATTGAATAACGTTGGTTCTTTTTATTGAAGACTTTGAGCTGTTAGAACATGTAATTCACGATTAGGGGAACTAATTTTTGCTTCCAATGTTTCAGGTACCTCTTGAGGGTTTCAGCGCTCTTCAAGGAATTTCAGGTtctcaaaagtttcaaattcacAAGGCATATGGAAGTGCTGATCACTTGCCTTCTGCCCATACATGGTACCATTTTTCTACTTTCCATTCATTATATCTTCTGTTGACACAATTTTTTGGGTCAAGTTTTGGCTATATTTGTGATGTGAGTTGAAGTGACGCGGGTTCTTCTTTATGCAGTTTCAATCAATTGGATTTGCCCGAGTATCCATCCAAACAACATTTGGAAGAGAGGTTACTGCTTGCTATTCATGAAGCAAATGAAGGATTTGGATTTGGTTGAGATTTTGTTTTGGGTTGGGTGTGTGAGGACGCCAAATATTGTTTTTACATTctaggttagaagctatttTTTTTTCTGGGTATAAAGTTATAAGCTATTTAAGAAGTGGTACAGGGGGTTGtcaaaattttaagtttatattatGTTAATATGTTGTACAGGCTTATTATAATTTCAATGGGAAATGCCATTGAAGCATGCTGTTCAATTTCAATATCAGCGCGACAATTTTTTTgtgtatattattattacaCTGCATAACAAATTCGTAAAGTTGACAAACTCTAAAATTTAAAGTTGTCCCTGACATATATAGAACTTCAAAAGTAACAGTAAAGAGTTATTTCAAATCTTAatcctttattttattaatataataattaactaataataTTCGCTACCTCGAGGTCTATCTATTCCTCCTCTAAACTCACGAACATGCATCAATGCGTTTATTCTCATTTCAAGCAAAGAAAAGGCTTTGAACAATAAGAAAGCAAAGGAAAGCATGTGTAGCcgttattaataaaataatataaaagttaaGATTTTTAGTCAGCGAAGAttttttgtttatgtatttgttttatatttttttttgtgtgttaagatatctttttatttgaaacttttaaatattaatgtaaatgtaagtatttttttaacaaagatTCAAACTTCAGTTCTCAATATATTCATGAGTCTCTTAGCcagatttttttaacaattagaCAGTCAAGATCaatattagatatattttaactattggtattcacattcaaaatataaaGTCAACCTTTTCTATCATGACATGCAGTTCAATAATTCTTAAAATAACCAGGTAAAAAACCAAGGCCTATAACAAACCAATATAGAATATCGTTTAGgaacattttagaatcaaaatacccttttattatttcttaaatgtTACAAATAAACTCATTAGcaaaaatgaaaactatacaatctttaaaattgttatgtagaattttaaaaaataaaatgatatttttcaaGCTAAGCGATTAAACTTTTACTAGTATTTCATAATATTAAAGAAGTaaattaacactcttaaaattTTGAAGACAATAATGCATGTttactctataaaaaaatagatgtgAAAAGAGTTTTagtatatttacaaaatattaaaagactTCGAAAGTCACACTAGTTTAATTAACGTTATTTACTAAGAGATTGATTACTTTTTTACCTACCAATTCTGGTTGCAAGTTGCAACAAGTAGTAGAAAGCAAAATCAAGTGTTTTTCATCAATGGCAGCAGTTTATTCATCCTTCATATTACTTCATACCTTCCCGTCCCGTTCTTCATTCTCTCGATTCCATTTTCACAATCTCaaactcaacaacaacaacaatccaATATTCCCAATGTCTTCATCACTTCCTTTAAAATCACCCTTTCATTTATTACCTTCCCATGTCAACAAATTCAACCGCACAAATCGAACCGTTTTCAAATTCCgcgcttcatcttcttcatcggGTTCCACCACTTTAACTAACCGAACCGTTTTATTTACCTCCGTTATTACCGTTACTTTAGCGGTTGCTAATCGCGTTCTTTATAAACTAGCTCTTATTCCTATGAGCAATTACCCATTTTTCCTCGCTCAGTTCACTACTTTTgggtaatttttattattaattttgctttcttatttatttatttactttttgttGATACCTGATTATGGTGTGATGAATATTACGTTGGTCTCAGTGGAACTGGACTCTGATCCCTTACTTAAGGTCTCAAATTCGAGTCTtatgattgaaaaaaaaaaatgctgtTTTCGCCTGTGCGGAGATTAGTGTTCGACAAAActgattgatatttttcaataataactAATGGTTTGTTTTTGTGGTATGGTGTAGGTatgttgttatatattttagcATTTTGTATATCCGATATCAGTTAGGGATAGTTACGAATGAGATGCTTGCGATTCCGAAATGGCGCTTTTTCATCATTGGATTTTTGGAAGCTTTGGGATTGGTAACTGGAATGTTTGCTGGAGGTACTGATGCTGATTCTGTTTGTGATCTAGCTAGATTGTCcgtttttctgttttgtttttaataaatgtcTTGTATTCTTattgagtttatttatttaagtgaGGGGAGTTAACATAATAGCAATTTCCTGTGATATTTGGATAATTCCATGGACTAATTTGACAATGCTGATACCTGTCTCTATGACAATGGTATTCTGTGATGATCAAAACACTATTTCCCTCAACCACAGTCCTTTTTTACACCCTAGTACTAAGCACATGGTACTAGACCTTTTCTCTGTGTAAGAAAAGATGCTAAACAAGTCACTGGTTGTGTAACTCACTTTCCAGCTCATGATCAGATTGCAAACATCCTAGCTAAGGCCCTGTCGAAACTTGTGTTCAGAGGCCTATGACATAAACCCGGGGTGTTGAATCTTTGTCAAATGCCATTAGTTTGTTGGGGGAATGATAGGATGTAGGATTGAAAACACTAGTGGCTCTAAACACAGCTCTGTTATTTTGTACAGAGGCTATAAATACAGTTGCAATCAGCATATTAGAATTTAATAACGGATAATTTTCACTTTTTCAGTTCTAGAAAATATCCTTTCACTTTTCTCTCACTCTCTAGATTCGATAAACTGAATGTTGGTTACCTTCTGCAGCAATACTTCCTGGACCAGTCATACCCATATTGAATCAggtatcttaaatattttgagtggCCCTTGTTGTCAAATGACAAGAGAGtgacaaaagaaaaaacaattgtGTCTATTTTGGATAATAGATATCTGCCCTTTATTTTATACATCTTTGAAGTTTAGTTTATTTTGATCCTCTTTTGTCATACCTATTGGCAAGGTCTCTTTTAACAAAACTGTCTTTCATTTTACATAATATGGATACCATGCTATACAGCAGAgcttgaaatttgaaaacttaCTGTCTTTCATTTAGTCAATGATCTCTGCCCTTATGCTCTTTTCAGAATTAAGGATATTTTATTGTGTTGATCACTAACATAAACTTTCCAATTTGTTAGGAATGAAAATAGATTTGGTAGTGTTGATGTTTATTACTCCCTCCATCCCAGAAACTGAAATTGCTTTCTTACTACTAACCAGAGGTGTGATTAAACCTAATTTTCtcctttaatttttcaaaattattaaccCAACTAGAATTATCCTACTTATTTCTTTAAGGACAATGTAGTCCATATTTGTTCATAGGTTGAGTATGTTATATGTCTCATTTTAGAGGCATCGTAACGAAGCCCTTTCGTTGCCATATTTATAATAGGTTAATAGCATGTAGCAGTGACTCAATGTATAGGAGGTTTGctatttaaaaacatatttggTATGTTTTGACAGCATGTCTACATATTCCGATTTTTGGCCTTTCATAATATTTCGACTTGGATGGAAGAACATGTGCTGTAAAATCTGTGGCAACAATGTTTATTAACTACCTGAATTGTTATGGTATAAGAGCGCACATTAGTATCCTGGAATCTGTGTTTCAGGCACATTTACTTTCAATATTCTCCCACTCATGTCGTTTAACTTTTCAATTGAATGGATTATTGTTCATCACTGATGGCTATACATGATTCAAGCTTTTgcagaaaatttattattactgaTGTTATTAGCATGAAATAAATTTAGTGAAAATGATCCTCATCATAATATTGTTGCATAAACAATAGTTTggattttgttttaatatttttaaaaacttgtgTTTATGTCAGCATTGCCAGTAAATCATCTCTAAATTGTACCAATATAAATGCAAATAATTGGGTTAAATTCCATTGGTTTTGAAATTTCACTCGATGTCAAAAATTCCATGTACGCAGGTTAATTGAATCATGATTATAACACTGTTTGAAGCTTATTATATGCATGGCCATAATTGTGTTTTGAGAAATGTTGGCAACACACTCTCTGACACTCTATTATTGAATGAAATTCACATAGGTCCTATAAATCATGTGAGGCCCCTTCTCTATTTAGTGGGGTCCATTTCCAAACTGTTAGCACTTCTCTTGCGTATATGTTAATCAGTCTATtgattgttttaatatattactatttGTAACATAAATTCTCAAAACATTGTTTGTGAATTCTTTATATTGCAGACATTTTTAGTTTGGCAGCTAATGTTTTCCGCTCTAATCCTGAGGAGAAGGTACTCAATCAACCAAGTGGTTGGGTGTTTACTTGTAGGTGCTGGTGTTGTGGTGGCTATTTCAAGGTAGTTTAACTTTCTAATCTGGAGAAATACAATACTCCCTGTCACTACTCTCCATATTTAATTTCTTGTGTCGAGTTCCCTAACTAGTTCGAATATCTATAATAGGTTATGTGAATTGCTTACTTCTTTTgggtttttttcttcaaattaagGTCATCCAAGAATATACAGTGAATGAGCTTTGACAAATAGTTTTGACTTGAAAATATCAGGCTTATAGTCTTCCTTTCCAAAAGATACATTTCCCCAAAGATACAGTTCCCCAAAGATACATTTGATGTCAATTTGGTCTTTCTAAAGCAAGTTGAAATAAATTTAGCTCCTTAGTCATAAAAAGCGACATTGAAATTGCCCATATGTATACGGATGATGAGAACAACATTGATTGAGTTTCTAATTTAGGGCTACATTAATatcactttttattattaaacgACTAAATTCATAAGGTCAAATCTGTACCTTTTTTCATTTTgtctaaaatattgaaatttcgTTCCCCTTTTTTGCTGTGTTTCAGAAGGTAAATAATTTTGGGGAAATTACCTTAAAATGTTTTTCTTGAAAGTATTTCCAACTTAGGAACAGTTAACCGCTCGATCGGTTAATAATTTTCATAGAAGAGGGACCACTCATTGAATTGATTAACCACTTGAGTGATCAATTAGTCCAAAAATGGAAACTTAGTGCTTCAGAGCACCCACTGTAGCGGGGTCCAAGAAAAGGTTAGATCAATTTTAGATCTATTGTAGGTAGCCTTACCTTATATTTACAAGAGGCTCCGTCACACATTATGCTTTCACGCTGTCATAGTTATGGGTTTTAGTTAAAAGGAGAAGAATAAAAAGTACATCTTATGGTGGAATAGGattgataataatttgataaaaagacTGAACACTAATCCCTATAGATAGGAATACAAGATTcctaattttaatcataataatGACCAAGTAATTTGGAAACTGATTGTAAGAGATAATCTAAGAACTAAGATACTCCAACATTAGAAACTAACCTTAGGAGATAAACTAAGAAACTCTAATATTATGAAAGAAATGGTAAGGTATTTTCTTATATTCTAACACTTCCCCTCAAACTAAAGCTCAATAAACTACCAAAGCTTCCTACAAGAGCAGAAGGTAAAATTGAGCTTTAACCACTCAAGACAAAAGCAAAAATATGAAGTTTTAGCCGTTCAACAGAAGCTATAACTCAAGGTTTAACCACTCAACATAAGCATACATGCTTCGCCACCTAACAAGGGCAGAAGCTCAAAGCAAGACAAGGGAGGTTGAACTACACGCAGTCAACAAACCTTTATATATAGGGATACAAGACTTCTAATCCTAAAATAAACAGAGAAATCATGAAACAAATTGTTAAAATCcagtgtatgttttaattattcctTTATTGTGCAACATCCTAGGCTAATTGTTAGTAGTCCTAGTCAATACAATTTCTTAGACATTGAAAGTGATTACTGTAGCATCATTATAAATAGGAAGGTGTGTGATCTCATTAGAGACACAAGAAACACAAAAAATCacatattaaacatattttacaaaaaaatcacACCACCTTTTtcagtcttttaattttttggcTTCATACAGCCATCTGTCACCAACAACTCCGGCTGCCTTTCTAGCAATCAGCCACGACACTACAGCTAGCCTCAAAAGCACCGCCTTCACTGTGTGTTTTTCcagtgatttttttttctttcaaacacAGCTGTGCTTTACACCAGCTGTcactgttttgtttttttttttactctgttACAGCTGTGCTGCCTCTTTTCTAGTGCGCTCCAAAATCAACAAACACCGCCGCGCAATCCTCTGGCGAGCACGACGGTGTTTCTCCCGTCGCTAATCAACATTGCACACGCTGTCACGCGCGTCCGTATTCTCTATGTATGGGTCCCACACGCCTCCACCAAATTCGTGCGTGAGAACGCATGCACCTGTCTCCGGCTCCCTTCTGCGGGTCTTTTCATGATGTTGTGATTTTTCAGCAACCTCTCATTTTCAACTCTTCGTTCCGCATTGTATCTGTTGTTGTGAGAACTTAGTTTCGAGGACAAAGTACTATTTGCTCTGACAATCATTTTATTCCCACCGACGATCAATTTGGTGGTGACTCTATTcccacatatgaatcatattagtggcgCGTTTTATTTCCACCAATAATTAATTCAGTGGTTACTCTTTCACACATGAATCATCAATGGTGCCTTCTCTTTTCAAACTAGTCCAACAATTGTCAAacttagtttcatttttttttttttttgtgataaaatgttttgatgtaaCAAGTTTAAAGCAtggtaagctttagcttgagggggagtgttaaaatTCAAcgtatgttttaattattcttttattgtGCAACATCCAAGGCTAATTGTTAGTAGTCCTAGTCAATACAATTTCCTAGACATTGAATGTAATTACTGCAACATCATTATAAATAGGAAGGTGTGTGATCTCATTAGAAACATAAGAAACAcaaaaaatcacatattttacaCAAATCATAATACCAATTGATATAAAAGCTAATGCTTAGAGATAGTTTAAGATGATCTAAGATTAGAAACTAACCCAAGAGATAAACTAAAATACTTATATTATCGAAGACAAAGATATtgagatattattttatattctgaCACATGTTAAATGAAGTGGTCCTATCTAATTAATCCGTTACCCATAATTGCAGTGGCTCTAATGCAGGTCAGATGCTCTCTGAAGTTGAGTTCTTTTGGCCAGCTTTGATGATAGTTTCTTGTGCCTTTCAAGCTGGGGCTTCGATAATCAAGGTTAGTTCATAAGCAGATGTTAGTTTTTAGTTAAACTTGTTAGGGAACAATATAATTAATGCATTTTTATGTCTGGCAGGAATTTGTTTTTCTTGATTCTTCCACTCAATTAAAGGTAT from Cicer arietinum cultivar CDC Frontier isolate Library 1 chromosome 5, Cicar.CDCFrontier_v2.0, whole genome shotgun sequence carries:
- the LOC101491254 gene encoding protein CLT2, chloroplastic isoform X3; this translates as MAAVYSSFILLHTFPSRSSFSRFHFHNLKLNNNNNPIFPMSSSLPLKSPFHLLPSHVNKFNRTNRTVFKFRASSSSSGSTTLTNRTVLFTSVITVTLAVANRVLYKLALIPMSNYPFFLAQFTTFGYVVIYFSILYIRYQLGIVTNEMLAIPKWRFFIIGFLEALGLVTGMFAGAILPGPVIPILNQTFLVWQLMFSALILRRRYSINQVVGCLLVGAGVVVAISSGSNAGQMLSEVEFFWPALMIVSCAFQAGASIIKEFVFLDSSTQLKQKSLDIFVVNSFGSGFQALFVLLFLPLLSNLKGIPFVQLPSYLKSGAGCFLNIGAGKAAPDFCQRKRALWSC
- the LOC101491254 gene encoding protein CLT2, chloroplastic isoform X1 encodes the protein MAAVYSSFILLHTFPSRSSFSRFHFHNLKLNNNNNPIFPMSSSLPLKSPFHLLPSHVNKFNRTNRTVFKFRASSSSSGSTTLTNRTVLFTSVITVTLAVANRVLYKLALIPMSNYPFFLAQFTTFGYVVIYFSILYIRYQLGIVTNEMLAIPKWRFFIIGFLEALGLVTGMFAGAILPGPVIPILNQTFLVWQLMFSALILRRRYSINQVVGCLLVGAGVVVAISSGSNAGQMLSEVEFFWPALMIVSCAFQAGASIIKEFVFLDSSTQLKQKSLDIFVVNSFGSGFQALFVLLFLPLLSNLKGIPFVQLPSYLKSGAGCFLNIGAGKAGCDGAPLLPLLYVVTNLVFNISLLNVLKSSSAVVASLMLMLSVPISVYILSLPLPYLPEGGTTLSPFFLLGCAILVCGLYLYNTTRPARKNSEDD
- the LOC101491254 gene encoding protein CLT2, chloroplastic isoform X2; amino-acid sequence: MAAVYSSFILLHTFPSRSSFSRFHFHNLKLNNNNNPIFPMSSSLPLKSPFHLLPSHVNKFNRTNRTVFKFRASSSSSGSTTLTNRTVLFTSVITVTLAVANRVLYKLALIPMSNYPFFLAQFTTFGYVVIYFSILYIRYQLGIVTNEMLAIPKWRFFIIGFLEALGLVTGMFAGAILPGPVIPILNQTFLVWQLMFSALILRRRYSINQVVGCLLVGAGVVVAISSGSNAGQMLSEVEFFWPALMIVSCAFQAGASIIKEFVFLDSSTQLKKSLDIFVVNSFGSGFQALFVLLFLPLLSNLKGIPFVQLPSYLKSGAGCFLNIGAGKAGCDGAPLLPLLYVVTNLVFNISLLNVLKSSSAVVASLMLMLSVPISVYILSLPLPYLPEGGTTLSPFFLLGCAILVCGLYLYNTTRPARKNSEDD